Genomic window (Planococcus sp. MSAK28401):
TCGTGCCGGGAAGGATGCTTTTTCTTCTATACATATAACGGATCTTTCGCCGCATTAGCCGGCTGTGTTTCGTCAAGCGGATAAAAACAGGCGACTTCCTGGCCCGAGAGCCCTCTTGGTTCGAGCGCCGGCACTTCATTTTTGCAGCGTTCAGTAGCCATCGGGCATCTTGTGTGGAACACACAGCCGCTCGGCGGGTTCGCCGGCGACGGAATCTCCCCTTTCAGCACGATGCGTTCCCTGCCGCGCTCAAGCAGCGGATCTGGGACCGGCACTGCCGACAACAAAGATTGTGTATACGGATGCTGGACTTTCGTATGGAATGCTCCTCGCTCCGATTTCTCCATCACTTTTCCTAAATACATGACAGCCACGCGGTCGGCCAAATGATTGATGACAGATAAATCATGCGCGATGAAAACATAGGTCAAGCCCAATTGCTTCTGCAGATCCTGAAGCAAATTGATGACTTGCGCCTGCACCGAAACATCGAGTGCGCTGACTGGCTCATCGCAGATCAGCAGTTCAGGCTCCAGGGCAAGGGCGCGGGCAATGCCGACACGCTGCCGTTGACCGCCTGAAAACTCATGCGGCAGTTTATCGTAATGGGTGTCCGGGTTCAATCCGACGAGTTCAAGCAATTCCTTGACTCTCGATTCCAGCCGCTCGGTCTTTTTATAAGCTTTCAATGGCGCTGCTATGCTGTCCCCGATTTTCATCCGCGGATTCAAACTGGTGTAAGGATCCTGGAAAATCATCTGGACATTGCGCCGCATGTCATGAAGTTCTTTTGCGTTCGCTTCTGCATAATCTTTTCCGTGGAACAGGATTTCGCCCGCTGTCGGTTGTTGCAGGCCGACGATGCTTCTCGCGAGCGTGCTTTTCCCGCAGCCCGATTCGCCGACGATGCCGAGTGTTTCGCCTTTTTGGACTTGGAGGTCAATGCCGTTAAGCGCTTTGACGTAGCTTTTCTCGCGCTGCAACAAACCTTTTTTGACGGGGAAATGGACATGCAGCCCTTTAATATCCAATAATGCGCTCATGTTGCCAGCACCCCTTCCAATTGCTTTTTCTGTTCTTCGAATTCATTGCTTGAAAGAATGCACGCTGCCGAATGTCCGCTTTCCCGTTGTTCAAGCGGCGGATCAACTTGCCGGCATGCGTCCCGTGCGAACGGGCATCTCGGTTCGAACGCGCATCCCGGCGGCCGGTCGATCAAACTCGGCGGCTGGCCGTCGATCGGGATGAGCCGCTCCGGGCCGCCTTCGCGAATGACCGGGACCGAACGCAAGAGCGACCACGTATACGGCATGGAAGTCCTGTAGAAGATATCTTCAGCGCTTCCCGATTCGACGATTTTCCCGGCATACATGACTAGGATGCGGTCGGCCAAATGGGCAACGACGCCGAGGTCGTGCGTGATGACGAGAATAGCCGTGCCGTATTTTTCCTGGATGCCCTTCAGCAAATCCAAAACTTGCGCCTGGATAGTGACATCCAGCGCCGTCGTCGGCTCATCGGCAATCAATAATTTCGGGTTGGAAGCAAGCGCCATGGCGATCAACACACGCTGGCGCATCCCACCAGAAAATTGATGCGGGTAGCTGTTCATGCGTGCTTTGGCATCGGCAATACCGACGTCTTCCAATAACTCGATTGCTTTTTCGCGTGCTTGTTGTTTCGACCGTTTTTGATGCGCTTGTATGGCTTCGATCAATTGCTTGCCGATTTTGGAGACGGGATTCAAACTCGACATCGGATCCTGAAAGATCATGGCGATGTCGTTGCCCCGCAGTTTTCTCAGTTCTGTTTTGCCCATTTCCAACACCGATTGGCCTTCAAAATGAATCGTGCCTTGCGGATACATTGCAGGCGGTTCCGGATTGAGCTTCATCAAGGAATGGGCGAGCACGCTTTTCCCGCTCCCTGACTCCCCGACAATGCCGATCGTCTCCCCTTTTCGGATGGAGAAAGACACGCCGTCGACTGCTTTTACGAGGCCGCCCGGTGTATCCAGATGGACATGAAGATTTTCTACTTGCAGCATTCGAATACCCCCTTCAGGCAAGCTTCGTTTTGCGCTTGCGTTTCGCTTGATGTGGATTAAAACTGTCTCTTAGCCCATCGCCGAGCAAGTTCAAAGCCAGAACGGTAATGACGATCGCAAGGCCTGGGAAAATGGAATACCAAGGCGCGATGGTCACGTAAATCTGTGCTTCCTGCAGCATATTGCCCCAGGTCGGCGTTGACGGGTTGACCCCCACGCCGAGAAAGCTGAGCGCCGCTTCCGCTAAAATCGCTTTAGCGAAAATGAAGGTGCTTTGGACGATGACTGGGGAAAGAATATTCGGCAATACATACTTGAAGATGATCACCGCATGGCTCGACCCGGTCGTCTGGGCGGCTTCGATATAGGATTGGTTTTTCACTTGCAGCGTTGCCGAACGGACGACTCTGGCCATAACCGGGAAAAACGCCAGCGTCAGAGCGATGATGATATTTGTGATGCTGCCGCCAAGTGCCGCGACTAGCGCCAGCGCAAGGATCAGCGCAGGAAAGGCCAAGAAGCCATCGATGATTCTCATCAGCACGAAATCCACTTTGCGGAAATAGCCGGAAATCAAGCCGATTACTGTGCCGATCACCGTCGACAGCACCGCAACGATGACGCCTACAGACAAGGACACCCGGGCCGCGACGATGGTCCGCGAGAAAATGTCGCGCCCGAAATCATCCGTGCCGAACCAATGCGCCGCTGAAGGGCCGGTCAAGCGCTGCTCCGGGGAAATCGCGGCCGGAGAAAATGGCAGCCAGGAACTTGCGGTGATGGCCGCAAGCGCAGCGACCACCAGTATGGAGAGCGCCAGCAGATTCGTTTTCTTAGTAAACATCGGTTTCGTCTCCTTCCAAATGGTCAATCATAGCGAATGCGCGGATCGAGGAATGTGTACAGCAGATCCACCAATAGATTGACGAACACATAAATGCCGGCAATGAACAGCACAATTCCCTGTACGACCGGGTAATCGCGCCGGTGGATGGAATCGACCAAGAGCTGGCCGATGCCCGGGATCGTAAACAAAGTCTCGATGATGACCGTGCCGCCGAGCAAGCCGGCCACTGTAGCGCCGAGCACCGTGGTCGTCGGGATCAAGGCATTGACGAAGACGTGGCGCATCAATACTTCACGTTCCTTTACGCCTTTCGCGCGCGCCGTTTTGATGTAATCCTGATTGACCGAATCGAGCATGCTGTCGCGCAGCATACGCGCGATGATGCCCACTTCGACGATTGCCAGCACAAACGATGGCAGCAAAATATGGTGAAGCCATACATCCGCCCCTTCCGCAAACGGCACATAGCCGGCCACCGGAAAGATCGGCAGCGCAACGCCGAAGCCGAGCACCAATAGCGTCGCGAGCCAGAATTCCGGGACCGATACGCCGAACAAGGAAACCGATGTGAAAATCGGATCCAAAACGGTTTTGCGCAACGCGACGATGAGGATCGCCACCGGAATGGCGATAACGAGCAAAATCACCGTCGACAGCGCCATCAAGCTGAAGGTCGGTCCGAAGTTCTCAGCAATCAGCGAGGTCACCGATTGCGAAGAATAAACGGAGGTTCCAAGATCCCCTGTGATGACTTGTGAAAACCAATTGAAGAATTGGACATAAAGCGCTTGGTCCAAGCCCAGTTCACGCTCCAAATCAGCAATTGCTTCCGGTGAACTGTCTTCCCCTAAAATGAGGAACGCCGGGTTGCCGGGCGTCAGATGCACGATCATAAAGACGATAACGCTGACGACCAGCATGACGGGAATCACCGACAACAGCCGGCGAATCGTATAGTTCAGCATTGCGTGTTCCCCCTTCTCCATAAAAGGAAGAAAATCGCCAGCATCGTTCCTGACGATTTTCTTCTCTTAGTTATCCTGTTTGATGGCTCGTTGTTAATTGGTTTTATACGTATTCCAGAAGCGCGGGCCGTACCATTCGCTATAGTCGTGGAGATCGGTTGTGCGCGCATTCAAGTTCGAGATGTTCGTCACTTTTTCAAACGGCAATTCTTCGTAGAGCGTTTCGTTCAAGCCGGCGAGGATCTGCTGTCGCTCTTCCTCGGATTCCGCTTGTGCCCACTGGGCGATTTGCTCCTGCCATTTCTCGCTGTTATACCACCCGCTGCTGTTCGAATCCTGGCTCAACATGCCTGCCTGGTTCGGCGAGAAGAACGGGGACCATCCGACGACAACTAGATCCCAATTGGAAGCCTCTCCCCATTTCTCAAGGTATGTTGCCCATTCGTAAGATTCCAGTTCGACCGCAAAGCCGGCTGCTTCAAGCTGCTGTTCAGCGATCTCGGCAATTTTCTTATAGTCGTTGGAATCGCTTGAGAAGATGATCTTGATCGGCTCGCCGTCGTAGCTGCTTTCTGCCAATAGGCGTTTCGCTTCTTCCACATCGTAAGACAGGAAGCCTTCTGTGTTTTCTTCCGAATACAGGGCGGTTTGGTTCGGCGTGAACAACGCGCCGTCCAACTCATAAAATTCCTCGTTGCCGTATGTCGCTTTGGCAATCGCTTCTTTATCGAGTGCCGCGTTCAATGCCTGGCGCACTTGCAGGTCATCGAACGGCGCTTCCGATTTATCCGGCGTCAACACCGTATAGCCATTAGTGGCTGTGCCCGGTTCAATGTTCGGCGTGCTTTCGATCACTTCGTACAAATCGAGCGGAACTTCATCCCCAAAATCATAAAGTCCGGTTTTCAAGCCATTGACGACCACTTGAGGGTCTTTGACGATTTTGAAATGAACCGAATCCACATACGTTTTTTTCTCGCCCGTCAAACCGCTTGTCTCATCGGTTCTTGATGCGTAGTCATCGTATTTGGAAAGCACGATTTCGTCGCCGCGCTTCCACGAATCAAACTGGAATGGCCCAGTGCCGATATATTGGTCATGGTCGAGCGGCTTTTCGCCGGCTGCTTCAGCGACCGCTTTCGGCAAGATGACAGCGGCCGATTTCGGGGCAGCTAAGTCGGAAAGTAAAGAGCTATAGGCTTTGTTCAATTGAATGGTCAATTGCGAGTCGTCTGCTTCCACGGACTCAACGTGGTCGTTGGTGATCTTGCCGACAGATGATACTTTCAGCCACCGTTCGATGGACGCTTTGGCATCTTCTGCCGTTACTGGTTCCCCGTTATGGAAAGTCACGCCTTCGCGCAAGGTGATGGTGTAGGTTTTTCCATCTTCGCTCACTTCGTAATCTTCAGCGAGCAGCGGCGCAGCTTCGAAATCCTGGTTCAAGGCAAACAAACCTTCATAAATATGCCAGCCGATTTTGCGCGCGGCACTTTCGCCCGTATACATCCAGTCCAATGTGTTCGGATCCGCGCTGATCGCCACGTTCAGTTCCCCGCCTTCTACAGGCTCTGAATTTCCGCCGGAAGTTGATGGACTTGCTTCCCCGCCGGAACAGCCGGCCAATCCGATAAGTGCAATTAAAGTGATAACTAAAAAGATAAAATTTTTCACGATGTTCCTCCTTATAATTGAAAAAATGATGATGCCTCGAGTATGTATGCAACTGCCTAAAAGCCTATCCAAGTTCCCAGATTTTCAATGAAGCGCCGAAGTGTTGATGCGCCAATCTGCCGCTCAAGCTCCGACGGTATTTCGAAAACCATTTGTCCACTGAAGGCACCTCCTTCATCAAAAATAATTTATCTTACCTGTTTACTTGGTTTTAACGTAATAAAAAACCCCTTCTTCTTTT
Coding sequences:
- a CDS encoding ABC transporter ATP-binding protein; this encodes MSALLDIKGLHVHFPVKKGLLQREKSYVKALNGIDLQVQKGETLGIVGESGCGKSTLARSIVGLQQPTAGEILFHGKDYAEANAKELHDMRRNVQMIFQDPYTSLNPRMKIGDSIAAPLKAYKKTERLESRVKELLELVGLNPDTHYDKLPHEFSGGQRQRVGIARALALEPELLICDEPVSALDVSVQAQVINLLQDLQKQLGLTYVFIAHDLSVINHLADRVAVMYLGKVMEKSERGAFHTKVQHPYTQSLLSAVPVPDPLLERGRERIVLKGEIPSPANPPSGCVFHTRCPMATERCKNEVPALEPRGLSGQEVACFYPLDETQPANAAKDPLYV
- a CDS encoding ABC transporter permease is translated as MLNYTIRRLLSVIPVMLVVSVIVFMIVHLTPGNPAFLILGEDSSPEAIADLERELGLDQALYVQFFNWFSQVITGDLGTSVYSSQSVTSLIAENFGPTFSLMALSTVILLVIAIPVAILIVALRKTVLDPIFTSVSLFGVSVPEFWLATLLVLGFGVALPIFPVAGYVPFAEGADVWLHHILLPSFVLAIVEVGIIARMLRDSMLDSVNQDYIKTARAKGVKEREVLMRHVFVNALIPTTTVLGATVAGLLGGTVIIETLFTIPGIGQLLVDSIHRRDYPVVQGIVLFIAGIYVFVNLLVDLLYTFLDPRIRYD
- a CDS encoding ABC transporter permease, translating into MFTKKTNLLALSILVVAALAAITASSWLPFSPAAISPEQRLTGPSAAHWFGTDDFGRDIFSRTIVAARVSLSVGVIVAVLSTVIGTVIGLISGYFRKVDFVLMRIIDGFLAFPALILALALVAALGGSITNIIIALTLAFFPVMARVVRSATLQVKNQSYIEAAQTTGSSHAVIIFKYVLPNILSPVIVQSTFIFAKAILAEAALSFLGVGVNPSTPTWGNMLQEAQIYVTIAPWYSIFPGLAIVITVLALNLLGDGLRDSFNPHQAKRKRKTKLA
- a CDS encoding ABC transporter substrate-binding protein, with product MKNFIFLVITLIALIGLAGCSGGEASPSTSGGNSEPVEGGELNVAISADPNTLDWMYTGESAARKIGWHIYEGLFALNQDFEAAPLLAEDYEVSEDGKTYTITLREGVTFHNGEPVTAEDAKASIERWLKVSSVGKITNDHVESVEADDSQLTIQLNKAYSSLLSDLAAPKSAAVILPKAVAEAAGEKPLDHDQYIGTGPFQFDSWKRGDEIVLSKYDDYASRTDETSGLTGEKKTYVDSVHFKIVKDPQVVVNGLKTGLYDFGDEVPLDLYEVIESTPNIEPGTATNGYTVLTPDKSEAPFDDLQVRQALNAALDKEAIAKATYGNEEFYELDGALFTPNQTALYSEENTEGFLSYDVEEAKRLLAESSYDGEPIKIIFSSDSNDYKKIAEIAEQQLEAAGFAVELESYEWATYLEKWGEASNWDLVVVGWSPFFSPNQAGMLSQDSNSSGWYNSEKWQEQIAQWAQAESEEERQQILAGLNETLYEELPFEKVTNISNLNARTTDLHDYSEWYGPRFWNTYKTN
- a CDS encoding ABC transporter ATP-binding protein, which encodes MLQVENLHVHLDTPGGLVKAVDGVSFSIRKGETIGIVGESGSGKSVLAHSLMKLNPEPPAMYPQGTIHFEGQSVLEMGKTELRKLRGNDIAMIFQDPMSSLNPVSKIGKQLIEAIQAHQKRSKQQAREKAIELLEDVGIADAKARMNSYPHQFSGGMRQRVLIAMALASNPKLLIADEPTTALDVTIQAQVLDLLKGIQEKYGTAILVITHDLGVVAHLADRILVMYAGKIVESGSAEDIFYRTSMPYTWSLLRSVPVIREGGPERLIPIDGQPPSLIDRPPGCAFEPRCPFARDACRQVDPPLEQRESGHSAACILSSNEFEEQKKQLEGVLAT